A genomic stretch from Flavobacteriales bacterium TMED191 includes:
- a CDS encoding UDP-N-acetylmuramoyl-tripeptide--D-alanyl-D-alanine ligase, translating into MSQINEIYKLYKECDQKISINSRSNDIKNSLFFGIKGEKFDGNLFAEKALENGAKYAIKESNKNSDNPKIIHVKDTIKTLQLLAKKHRENFNVPIISITGSNGKTTTKDILNNFLSTRYNTCCTQGNYNNHIGVPLTLLSLDNTHDIGIIEMGANSLGEIKLLCQIAQPTSGIITSIGKAHLEGFGNLENIIKAKSELYEFIMKKNGTLFVDQQNKILLKLTSNYENKYFYNAVLESRNKKQTNASLYFECNPFISIQWKKNKIKTKIIGNYNAKNIAAAIKIANYCNINDEEICYVLRKLELQNNRSEFIKTDKNEIILDAYNANPTSTTKAIKNFIIIKDDYPLLKHTVIIGDMLELGEYSIKYHQEIVDLLINLKIKKCYLIGPIFQKTNYPKYFNHCISVEACEKLIVKNKILNSLILIKGSRKLKLEKLKSLL; encoded by the coding sequence ATGAGTCAAATAAACGAGATATATAAGCTATATAAAGAATGCGATCAAAAAATATCAATTAACTCCAGGTCTAATGATATAAAAAACTCTTTATTTTTTGGTATAAAAGGTGAGAAATTTGATGGTAATTTATTTGCAGAAAAAGCACTAGAAAATGGAGCAAAATATGCAATAAAGGAATCAAATAAAAACTCAGATAATCCTAAAATTATTCATGTAAAAGATACAATTAAAACTCTTCAACTTCTAGCTAAAAAGCATAGGGAAAATTTTAATGTACCAATTATTTCAATAACTGGCAGCAATGGAAAAACAACAACAAAAGACATACTAAATAATTTTTTATCTACAAGATATAACACATGTTGTACTCAAGGAAATTACAATAATCATATTGGAGTTCCATTAACCTTATTGTCATTAGATAATACTCATGATATTGGAATAATTGAAATGGGTGCAAATAGCTTAGGTGAAATAAAGTTACTTTGTCAAATTGCTCAACCTACTAGTGGAATAATTACTAGTATTGGGAAGGCACATCTTGAGGGTTTTGGTAACCTTGAAAATATTATAAAAGCAAAATCGGAACTTTATGAATTCATAATGAAAAAAAATGGCACCCTATTTGTTGACCAACAAAATAAAATACTACTAAAATTAACTAGTAATTACGAAAACAAATACTTTTATAATGCGGTACTAGAATCTAGGAATAAAAAGCAAACAAATGCATCATTATATTTTGAATGTAATCCCTTTATATCGATTCAATGGAAAAAAAATAAAATCAAAACTAAAATTATTGGAAATTACAATGCCAAGAATATTGCAGCAGCAATTAAAATTGCAAATTATTGTAATATAAATGATGAAGAAATATGTTATGTATTGAGAAAATTAGAATTACAAAACAATAGGTCTGAATTTATTAAGACTGACAAAAATGAAATTATTTTAGATGCATATAATGCTAACCCTACTAGTACAACTAAAGCAATAAAAAATTTTATAATTATTAAAGACGACTACCCACTTTTAAAACATACTGTAATAATAGGAGATATGCTGGAACTAGGTGAATATTCGATTAAATATCACCAAGAAATAGTAGATCTATTAATTAATTTAAAAATTAAAAAATGCTATTTAATCGGTCCTATTTTCCAAAAGACTAATTATCCAAAATATTTTAATCATTGTATTTCTGTAGAAGCATGTGAAAAGTTAATTGTAAAAAATAAGATTCTAAATTCATTAATTTTAATTAAAGGATCGCGAAAACTGAAATTAGAGAAATTGAAAAGTTTACTTTAA
- the secA gene encoding preprotein translocase subunit SecA, with protein sequence MSILSTILNLFGTKSQRDMKELSPGLNKTLSFGNDFTSLSYDDLRKKTIEFKITISDSLKPIDLRIKDLKKEIEAQENTDIKEDIYSQIDQLNVEKDEIIVKVLNSIKEEAFAVIKETAKRFTENESITVEATDNDVLLSQNSDHIKIEKNQAIWNTSWVSGGVMKKWDMIHYDVQLIGGLVLHQGKIAEMQTGEGKTLVATLPIYLNALTGLGVHVVTVNDYLAKRDSEWMGPLFEFHGLTVDCIDKYQPNSNDRREAYQCDVTYGTNNEFGFDYLRDNMSHDVKNLVQRNPYFAIIDEVDSVLIDDARTPLIISGAVQRETKQEFQSLKSTVDALVKEQRKLVNSELILAKSKIKDNNEKDGGVNLFRAHRGLPKTPALIKFLSEDGMKTLLQKTENFYMQEQSKNMHIIDDQLYFTIEEKTKGIELSDKGLEFLAGLYGDPDFFLLPDINVELGEVTDANAKDEIIRNYAIKSERMHTMTQLLKAYSLFDKDVDYVVVDEKVKIVDEQTGRIMEGRRYSDGLHQAIEAKENCKIEDATQTLASISLQNYFRMYKKLSGMTGTAETEAGELWDIYKLDVVSIPTNKPVIRKDKEDCVYKTNREKYKAVIDEIVALTDNNRPVLVGTTSVDISEKISRLLSGLKIKHNILNAKRHQQEADIVAQAGIPGTVTIATNMAGRGTDIKLSNQVISSGGLAIIGTERHDSRRVDRQLRGRSGRQGDSGSSQFFVSLEDNLMRIMGSDRIAKIIDSNFAKRFGGEFKDGDVIQHPMITKSIERAQKKIEENNYGIRKRLLEYDDVMNSQREVIYKRRKNALFGERLSLDVSNMIYDVVYSILEKQLDQKNIDELKSEFLVTFSNEDVINFIDMQKINDSIEKQGLLLTNQIRNLFNDKLLRIKEEAFPVIKRMHESNTKFNNVRIPFSDGLNTIGIVCNIDEVINSGGDSLITSFTRDVILACVDKNWKEHLKAMDDLKQSVQGAVYEQKDPLLIYKFESFKLFNELIEIINKDAVSFLFKANLPKGNSSEPQSISRNSDLIGHASRGKEERAPSRNQAINTQNQQKLTRQQKRAQQKNIKRGSGGRFKKY encoded by the coding sequence ATGAGCATTTTATCAACCATCTTAAACCTTTTTGGTACAAAATCTCAAAGAGATATGAAAGAGTTGTCTCCAGGTTTAAATAAAACACTAAGCTTTGGAAATGATTTTACATCTCTATCTTATGATGATTTAAGAAAAAAAACAATTGAATTTAAAATTACAATTAGTGATTCGTTGAAACCTATTGATTTAAGAATAAAAGACTTGAAAAAAGAAATAGAAGCGCAGGAAAATACCGATATAAAAGAAGATATATACAGTCAGATAGATCAATTAAATGTAGAAAAAGATGAAATAATTGTAAAGGTTTTAAATTCAATCAAGGAGGAGGCTTTTGCTGTTATTAAGGAAACTGCTAAACGCTTTACAGAAAATGAATCAATTACGGTAGAAGCAACTGACAATGATGTTTTACTAAGCCAGAATTCGGATCATATTAAGATTGAAAAAAATCAAGCTATCTGGAATACATCCTGGGTTTCTGGTGGAGTGATGAAGAAGTGGGATATGATACATTATGATGTTCAATTGATAGGTGGATTAGTTTTACATCAAGGTAAAATTGCTGAAATGCAAACAGGAGAAGGTAAAACTTTAGTTGCAACATTACCGATTTATTTAAATGCTCTAACAGGACTCGGAGTTCATGTAGTAACAGTTAACGACTACTTAGCAAAAAGAGACTCAGAATGGATGGGGCCATTATTTGAATTTCATGGCTTAACTGTTGATTGCATTGATAAGTATCAACCTAATTCTAATGATAGAAGAGAAGCTTATCAATGTGACGTTACATATGGAACAAACAATGAGTTTGGTTTTGATTATTTGCGGGATAATATGTCTCACGATGTTAAAAACTTAGTTCAAAGGAATCCATATTTTGCAATTATTGATGAAGTTGACTCTGTATTGATTGATGATGCTCGAACTCCCCTTATTATTTCTGGTGCAGTGCAACGAGAAACTAAACAGGAGTTTCAAAGTTTAAAGTCAACAGTTGATGCATTAGTCAAAGAACAAAGGAAGCTTGTTAATAGTGAGTTGATTTTAGCTAAATCAAAAATTAAAGATAATAATGAAAAAGATGGTGGAGTTAATTTATTCCGTGCTCATAGAGGACTTCCGAAAACACCTGCGCTAATAAAGTTTTTGAGTGAAGATGGTATGAAAACCTTATTGCAAAAAACTGAAAACTTTTACATGCAAGAACAAAGCAAAAATATGCATATTATTGATGATCAATTATATTTCACTATCGAAGAAAAAACAAAGGGAATAGAACTAAGTGATAAGGGGTTAGAATTTTTAGCTGGTTTATATGGAGATCCTGATTTTTTTCTATTACCAGATATTAATGTTGAGTTAGGAGAAGTTACTGATGCAAATGCAAAAGATGAAATTATTAGAAACTATGCAATAAAAAGTGAGCGTATGCATACTATGACACAACTTTTAAAGGCTTATAGTTTATTTGACAAGGATGTTGATTATGTTGTGGTAGATGAAAAAGTCAAAATTGTTGATGAGCAAACTGGTAGAATTATGGAAGGAAGGAGATATTCAGATGGTCTTCATCAGGCTATCGAAGCTAAGGAAAACTGTAAAATAGAAGATGCAACTCAAACATTAGCATCTATTTCTTTGCAGAATTATTTTAGAATGTATAAAAAGCTTTCTGGAATGACTGGAACTGCTGAAACTGAGGCAGGTGAGTTATGGGATATTTATAAACTGGATGTTGTTTCTATTCCTACAAATAAGCCTGTAATTAGAAAGGATAAAGAAGATTGTGTTTATAAAACAAATAGAGAAAAATATAAAGCAGTTATTGACGAAATTGTCGCCTTGACAGACAATAACAGACCGGTTTTAGTTGGGACTACTTCTGTAGATATTTCAGAGAAAATAAGTCGATTATTAAGTGGTTTAAAAATCAAACATAATATTTTAAATGCTAAACGTCATCAGCAGGAAGCTGATATAGTTGCTCAGGCCGGTATTCCTGGTACTGTGACTATTGCTACTAATATGGCTGGAAGAGGGACGGATATCAAGTTATCTAATCAAGTTATTAGTTCAGGTGGTTTAGCAATTATTGGTACAGAACGTCATGACTCAAGAAGAGTAGATAGGCAATTGCGTGGTAGATCTGGGAGACAAGGGGATTCTGGTTCTTCTCAATTCTTTGTTTCTCTTGAAGATAATTTAATGCGAATTATGGGCTCTGATAGAATTGCAAAAATAATAGATAGTAATTTTGCTAAAAGATTTGGAGGCGAATTTAAAGATGGAGACGTAATTCAACATCCTATGATTACTAAATCAATAGAGCGAGCCCAAAAAAAGATAGAGGAAAATAATTATGGAATTAGAAAAAGACTTTTAGAATATGACGATGTTATGAATTCTCAAAGAGAGGTAATATATAAAAGAAGAAAAAATGCTCTTTTTGGTGAACGATTATCTCTTGATGTTTCAAATATGATTTATGATGTTGTATATTCTATATTAGAAAAACAATTAGACCAAAAAAATATTGATGAATTAAAATCAGAATTTCTTGTTACATTTTCCAATGAAGATGTAATTAATTTTATTGATATGCAAAAAATTAATGATTCAATAGAAAAACAAGGTTTATTATTAACAAATCAAATACGTAATCTTTTCAATGACAAACTATTAAGAATTAAAGAAGAGGCTTTCCCTGTTATAAAAAGAATGCACGAGTCTAATACAAAATTTAATAATGTTAGAATTCCATTTTCAGATGGCTTAAATACTATTGGTATTGTCTGTAATATAGATGAGGTTATTAATTCCGGAGGAGATTCTCTAATTACTTCATTTACTCGAGATGTGATTTTAGCATGTGTAGATAAAAATTGGAAAGAGCATTTGAAAGCAATGGATGATTTAAAGCAGTCTGTACAGGGAGCAGTCTATGAACAAAAAGATCCATTGTTAATTTATAAATTTGAATCTTTTAAATTATTTAATGAATTGATAGAGATTATTAATAAAGATGCAGTTTCATTTTTATTTAAAGCAAACCTTCCTAAAGGTAATTCATCAGAACCACAAAGTATCTCAAGAAATTCAGATTTAATTGGTCATGCCTCTAGGGGTAAAGAAGAACGAGCACCCTCAAGAAATCAAGCTATAAATACGCAAAATCAGCAAAAACTCACTAGACAGCAAAAAAGAGCACAACAAAAAAATATAAAAAGAGGTTCTGGTGGTAGATTTAAAAAGTATTAA
- a CDS encoding DUF2795 domain-containing protein — MSYWTLELASYLSDAPWPATKDELIDYAIRSGAPLEVVENLQSMEDEGESYDSIEEVWPDYPSSDDFLWNEEEY, encoded by the coding sequence ATGTCATATTGGACTTTAGAATTAGCTTCTTATTTAAGTGATGCCCCTTGGCCAGCGACCAAGGATGAATTGATTGATTACGCAATAAGATCTGGTGCACCATTGGAAGTGGTTGAAAACCTACAGTCAATGGAAGATGAAGGCGAAAGTTATGATTCCATTGAAGAAGTTTGGCCAGATTATCCGTCCTCTGATGATTTTCTTTGGAACGAAGAGGAGTATTAG
- a CDS encoding cob(I)yrinic acid a,c-diamide adenosyltransferase: MKIYTKKGDLGKTSIIGEKNIDKHHVRIEAYGTVDELNSYLGLLRSFDHVKMNTHQDELIDIQNNLFIIGASLASKSQPRLNMTITNKSIEKIEIYIDNIDKDLPPLTSFILPGGDRWSSYAQIARSVCRRAERRITQLNLTINVDPNIITFMNRLSDYLFVLSRKIGNIKNIKEIKWHC; this comes from the coding sequence ATGAAAATTTATACTAAAAAAGGAGACTTAGGTAAAACCTCTATAATTGGTGAAAAAAATATTGACAAACACCATGTGAGGATTGAGGCATATGGTACTGTTGATGAGTTAAATTCTTATTTAGGGCTTTTAAGATCATTCGATCATGTTAAAATGAATACACATCAAGATGAATTAATTGATATTCAAAACAATTTATTTATAATAGGCGCCTCTTTAGCATCTAAATCTCAGCCTCGTCTTAATATGACTATTACTAATAAATCTATAGAAAAAATAGAAATATATATAGATAATATTGATAAAGATTTACCGCCGTTAACTTCCTTTATATTACCTGGTGGTGATCGTTGGAGTTCTTATGCGCAAATAGCACGTTCTGTTTGTAGAAGAGCTGAACGAAGAATTACACAATTAAATTTAACAATAAATGTTGACCCAAATATTATAACTTTTATGAATCGTCTTTCAGATTATTTATTTGTTTTATCAAGAAAAATTGGTAATATAAAAAACATCAAAGAAATCAAATGGCATTGTTAA